A part of Flavobacteriaceae bacterium GSB9 genomic DNA contains:
- a CDS encoding DUF5703 domain-containing protein, with the protein MKNLISYIFLLVAFFSAKAQLPTLKNYNQVWTTQSKNASESMPLGGGDIGVNVWVEQGSLYFYFSKSGTFDEHNTLLKLGRVKVELTPNPFKDNDGFRQELHLEDGYVSVSQNSTEIKLWVDVFHPVIHVDVKGKQPLNMKTSYEIWRYRNRKVEGRANNANSYKWAPQGDIITYQDSISFNNSAVEFYHKNREHTVFDVAVKQQQLESVKEQMMNPLKYLTFGGVMGGKNLISDGTYQGVYQDTDFKGFRLKSKKSSIHHSLELYLHTVQNENIDVWKKGLQDLMSTYKPKEKETKQWWNNYWKRSFIFTHAENDSVNQIGQNYQLFRFMLGANAYGKYPTKFNGGLFTVDPVYIKEDHTFTPDFRNWGGGTMTQQNQRLVYFPMFKSGDFDMLPSQLDYYLTLQKNAELRSQVYWNHRGAAFTEQLENFGLPNPAEYAWKRPADYDPGMQYNAWLEYQWDTVFEFCKMMLEQNEYANVDVEKYNDFILSCLRFFDEHYQYLAKKRGRKTLDANGHLVLYPGSAVETYKMAYNANSTISALSVITEKLLKVSSGDLSTEDVEYLKGFKKRIPPLNFREIENQKVLAPAKSWERINNTEAAQLYPVFPWKLHGLGKPDLKVAQNTYLLDEDLKKFRSHVGWKQTNIMAARLGLTDEAAKYTLLKMANSGRRFPVFWGPGFDWVPDHNWGGSGMIGMQEMLIQEVDGKILLFPAWPKDWNVHFKLHAKQNTTVEAKLQNGKVEIIKVVPKARAKDIQNLLEYTLIEKINLK; encoded by the coding sequence TTGAAAAATTTAATATCCTATATATTTCTTTTAGTAGCTTTTTTTTCTGCAAAAGCACAACTGCCTACACTTAAAAATTACAATCAGGTGTGGACGACCCAAAGTAAAAACGCCTCAGAATCTATGCCCTTGGGAGGTGGTGATATAGGTGTGAATGTTTGGGTAGAGCAAGGAAGTTTGTATTTCTATTTTTCAAAAAGTGGCACCTTCGACGAGCATAATACCTTATTGAAATTAGGACGTGTAAAAGTTGAATTGACTCCAAACCCATTCAAGGATAACGACGGTTTCCGTCAGGAATTACATCTTGAAGATGGTTATGTTTCTGTGTCGCAAAATAGTACTGAAATCAAACTTTGGGTCGATGTGTTTCACCCAGTAATTCATGTCGATGTAAAGGGCAAACAGCCTTTGAATATGAAAACGTCTTATGAAATTTGGCGCTATAGAAACCGAAAAGTAGAAGGCCGAGCCAATAATGCCAATTCTTATAAATGGGCACCGCAAGGCGATATCATTACCTATCAAGATTCTATTTCCTTCAACAATAGTGCAGTTGAATTCTATCACAAAAACCGAGAACATACGGTGTTTGATGTTGCCGTGAAGCAACAACAACTGGAATCAGTAAAAGAGCAGATGATGAACCCTTTAAAATACCTGACTTTTGGAGGTGTGATGGGTGGAAAAAATTTGATTTCAGATGGAACATATCAAGGTGTTTATCAAGATACCGACTTTAAAGGTTTTCGATTAAAAAGTAAAAAATCGAGTATACATCACAGTTTAGAATTGTATTTGCACACGGTTCAAAATGAAAATATCGACGTTTGGAAAAAGGGTTTACAAGACTTGATGTCTACATATAAACCAAAAGAAAAGGAAACAAAACAGTGGTGGAATAATTATTGGAAGCGCAGTTTCATTTTTACGCATGCAGAGAACGATTCCGTAAATCAAATTGGTCAGAATTATCAGTTGTTTCGTTTTATGTTAGGGGCAAATGCCTACGGAAAATACCCCACAAAATTTAATGGGGGCTTGTTTACGGTCGACCCAGTTTATATTAAGGAAGACCATACCTTTACACCTGATTTTAGAAACTGGGGCGGTGGCACCATGACCCAACAAAACCAACGACTCGTTTATTTTCCGATGTTCAAAAGTGGTGATTTTGATATGTTGCCATCGCAACTGGATTACTATTTAACGCTTCAAAAGAATGCAGAGCTACGCAGTCAGGTGTATTGGAATCACAGGGGAGCCGCATTTACTGAACAATTGGAAAATTTTGGTTTACCGAATCCAGCCGAATACGCATGGAAACGTCCGGCAGATTATGACCCTGGTATGCAGTATAACGCCTGGCTAGAATACCAGTGGGACACCGTGTTTGAGTTCTGTAAAATGATGTTGGAGCAAAATGAGTATGCCAATGTAGATGTTGAAAAATACAACGATTTTATTTTAAGTTGTTTACGTTTTTTTGATGAGCATTATCAATACTTAGCCAAAAAACGTGGCAGAAAGACTTTAGATGCCAATGGGCATTTAGTGCTGTATCCGGGTTCGGCTGTAGAGACTTACAAAATGGCATACAATGCCAATAGCACGATTTCGGCGTTAAGTGTAATTACAGAAAAGCTGCTAAAAGTGTCTTCCGGAGATTTATCAACAGAAGATGTGGAATATTTAAAAGGGTTTAAAAAACGTATTCCGCCGTTAAACTTTAGGGAAATTGAAAACCAAAAAGTCTTAGCGCCAGCAAAATCATGGGAGCGCATCAATAATACCGAAGCGGCGCAGCTATATCCTGTATTTCCATGGAAATTACACGGTTTAGGAAAACCCGATTTAAAAGTGGCACAAAATACCTATCTTTTAGATGAAGATTTGAAAAAGTTTAGAAGTCACGTTGGGTGGAAGCAAACCAATATTATGGCGGCTCGGTTGGGTTTAACCGATGAAGCTGCAAAATATACCTTGCTGAAAATGGCCAATTCGGGCCGACGCTTTCCGGTATTCTGGGGACCTGGTTTCGATTGGGTGCCAGACCATAATTGGGGCGGTTCGGGTATGATTGGGATGCAGGAAATGCTCATACAGGAAGTAGATGGTAAAATCTTATTGTTTCCCGCATGGCCAAAAGACTGGAACGTACATTTTAAATTACACGCCAAGCAAAACACAACTGTTGAAGCTAAGCTGCAAAATGGTAAGGTGGAGATTATAAAGGTCGTTCCCAAAGCAAGAGCTAAGGATATTCAAAACTTGTTAGAATACACATTAATTGAAAAAATAAATTTAAAGTAA
- a CDS encoding T9SS C-terminal target domain-containing protein encodes MRRIKHTLGCMILSVVTFLNVQCQSNNNTEKQTVKVDFDFSGRRLDEVHDPLYQSWVINEGTADEKTFKDVTVKVKGDFSSGWVKIGMSAPHYAQLESDGLVSEAPLEMVISGLKPGEHSLLTFHNTFSNLRGRTLTPVKVYLNGELVETIQPSNRAFTKIDAATAYLNFEAKANKDVVLRFEGENGYDISQFVINGFEIDTPNLKKQAHSPQPENANEHVEVGETLNLEWQSPEGTVVHHVYFGEDKAAMQKADTSSDVYKGEQTENTFRVGDLYSMNTYYWRVDEEDANGKITAGNVWSFRPAQLAFPGAEGYGRHAIGGRGGKVIEVTNLNDDGPGSFRDAVNQEIGPRTIVFNVSGNIELKSRLVINQPYITVAGQTAPGEGITFTRAPVGLTGDEGIARFLRVRIGAGRTYDGMGLTGANHSILDHCSISWTIDESFSSRGAHNITLQRTLISEALNVAGHGKYESGKMHGYAATIGGDIGSFHHNLLAHNYGRNWSMGGGLNGDGYYSGRLDIRNNVVYNWGHRTTDGGAHEVNFVNNYYKPGGASDIFFALTASHEGVGKGSQRYYFKGNVMPGHFDESNQEKGRRSIITNNEIVDYETFVDEPFFPSFVNTQSARAAYKNVLSDVGSTQPFFDKHDQRIIEETLKGTYSFKGKKSKLPGMIDTEMDTGGFPDYASETRPENWDTDHDGLPNWWEETHGLNVNSAAGDFSESNADEDKDGFTQLEDYLNWMAQPHYFITSEDSFDFNIADYFKGYQNSPVYNFSEVKNGEIELSGTTIKFEPIAKGLASFNITVKDAEGHSMTRLVNVFIK; translated from the coding sequence ATGAGACGAATAAAACACACATTGGGTTGCATGATATTATCTGTGGTTACCTTTTTAAATGTGCAATGTCAAAGTAATAATAATACTGAAAAACAGACCGTAAAAGTCGATTTCGATTTTTCTGGTCGACGCCTCGATGAGGTTCACGATCCTTTATATCAATCTTGGGTAATTAATGAAGGCACGGCAGATGAAAAGACCTTTAAAGACGTTACTGTTAAAGTTAAAGGTGATTTTTCTTCGGGTTGGGTGAAAATAGGTATGTCGGCACCTCATTATGCACAATTGGAGAGCGATGGTTTGGTATCGGAAGCGCCACTAGAAATGGTAATTAGTGGCTTAAAACCTGGTGAGCATTCCTTGTTAACCTTTCATAATACTTTTAGTAATTTAAGAGGAAGAACGCTAACCCCTGTTAAGGTTTATCTGAATGGTGAATTAGTGGAGACCATTCAACCAAGTAACCGAGCTTTTACAAAAATAGATGCAGCTACGGCATATTTAAATTTTGAGGCTAAAGCGAATAAGGATGTCGTTCTTCGTTTTGAAGGTGAAAATGGCTATGATATTTCTCAATTTGTAATCAACGGATTTGAAATTGACACGCCAAATTTAAAAAAGCAAGCCCATTCACCACAACCCGAAAATGCCAACGAGCATGTTGAGGTCGGTGAAACTTTAAATTTAGAATGGCAATCGCCAGAAGGCACAGTTGTTCACCATGTGTATTTTGGAGAAGACAAAGCAGCAATGCAAAAAGCTGATACATCAAGTGATGTTTATAAAGGAGAACAAACAGAGAATACTTTTCGGGTAGGCGATTTATACAGCATGAATACCTACTATTGGCGAGTAGATGAAGAAGATGCCAACGGAAAAATTACAGCGGGCAATGTGTGGTCGTTCAGACCTGCACAATTAGCGTTTCCAGGAGCCGAGGGTTACGGTCGTCATGCCATTGGTGGTCGTGGAGGAAAAGTGATTGAGGTAACCAATTTAAACGATGATGGCCCCGGAAGTTTCCGAGATGCTGTCAATCAGGAAATAGGTCCAAGAACCATAGTATTTAATGTGTCAGGAAATATCGAGTTAAAATCCAGATTGGTTATCAATCAGCCTTACATTACAGTAGCTGGACAAACAGCACCTGGTGAAGGTATAACCTTTACCAGAGCACCTGTTGGCTTAACGGGCGATGAAGGTATAGCTCGTTTTTTAAGAGTTAGAATAGGTGCTGGAAGAACTTACGATGGTATGGGGCTTACAGGAGCGAACCATAGTATCTTAGACCACTGTTCAATTAGTTGGACTATCGATGAGTCGTTTAGTTCAAGAGGTGCACATAATATCACTTTACAACGTACTTTAATTTCTGAAGCCTTAAATGTGGCAGGGCACGGTAAGTACGAATCAGGAAAGATGCACGGTTATGCAGCGACTATCGGTGGCGATATTGGTAGTTTTCACCATAACCTATTAGCACACAACTACGGACGTAACTGGAGTATGGGCGGTGGATTAAATGGCGATGGTTATTACTCTGGACGTTTAGATATTAGAAATAACGTGGTGTATAACTGGGGGCATAGAACCACCGATGGTGGTGCCCATGAGGTTAATTTTGTAAATAACTACTACAAACCAGGTGGTGCTTCAGATATATTCTTTGCATTAACAGCGAGTCACGAGGGGGTAGGTAAAGGCAGTCAGCGCTATTACTTTAAAGGGAATGTGATGCCAGGTCATTTTGATGAAAGTAACCAAGAAAAAGGCCGCCGATCAATCATTACCAATAATGAGATTGTAGATTATGAAACTTTTGTTGATGAGCCATTTTTCCCATCTTTTGTGAATACGCAATCGGCAAGAGCAGCTTACAAAAATGTATTGTCTGATGTTGGTTCTACACAACCATTTTTCGATAAACACGATCAACGTATAATAGAGGAAACCTTAAAAGGAACCTATAGTTTTAAAGGAAAGAAAAGTAAACTGCCTGGAATGATTGATACGGAGATGGATACTGGAGGTTTTCCAGATTATGCAAGCGAAACGCGTCCTGAAAATTGGGATACTGATCACGACGGGTTGCCAAACTGGTGGGAAGAAACTCATGGTTTAAATGTAAATTCTGCAGCTGGTGATTTTTCAGAATCTAATGCAGATGAAGATAAAGACGGTTTTACACAGTTAGAAGACTATTTAAACTGGATGGCACAACCGCATTATTTTATAACTTCAGAAGATAGTTTTGATTTTAATATAGCCGATTATTTCAAAGGCTATCAAAATAGTCCTGTTTACAATTTTTCAGAAGTTAAAAATGGTGAGATTGAGTTAAGCGGAACCACTATTAAATTTGAGCCTATAGCTAAAGGCTTAGCGTCTTTCAATATAACCGTTAAAGATGCGGAAGGCCATAGTATGACAAGGTTGGTGAACGTATTTATTAAATAG
- a CDS encoding sialate O-acetylesterase, translating into MRKLVIAVICVFSVLTIHAEIKLPALFTDNMLLQQQSNTPIWGWANKNERVTITTSWDGKNYEVKVNKTGKWNTSLQTPKAGGPFEITVSTENESKIIRNVLIGEVWLCSGQSNMEMPLKGFPGQPVKGGNEAIVRSANKNIHFITVPRATVLEPKTDFEGQWEVAGPQTTGDFSATAWYFGSFLQEVLNVPVGLIEVSYGGSNVEAWMNEEMLKDFDLELELPKTEADLKSSPNRVPTTLFNGMLSPVIGYGIRGAIWYQGESNYVRPLQYTDLFKKMVDSWRELWNQGEFPFYFAQIAPFDYARFHPNDNKTEYNSAYLREAQLKASKVIKNSGMAVLLDVGEFGNIHPADKEKGGQRLAFQALAKTYGIDGFEYESPEFNAMEIKGSTVTVSFNNVPNGITSYNKEVVGFEIAGANKVFYPAKVQLRRKSVVLSAPQVEKPVAVRYLFKDFTKAEIFSTGGLPMSSFRTDDW; encoded by the coding sequence ATGAGAAAATTAGTTATAGCTGTAATATGTGTTTTTAGTGTGCTAACCATACATGCCGAAATAAAATTACCAGCCTTATTTACCGATAACATGCTGTTGCAACAACAAAGCAATACACCTATTTGGGGCTGGGCAAATAAAAATGAACGTGTAACTATTACGACCTCCTGGGATGGAAAAAACTATGAGGTAAAAGTCAACAAAACTGGTAAATGGAATACAAGTTTGCAAACGCCAAAGGCAGGTGGGCCTTTTGAGATTACGGTGTCAACGGAAAATGAAAGTAAAATCATTCGTAATGTTTTAATTGGTGAGGTTTGGCTGTGTTCGGGGCAATCAAATATGGAAATGCCATTAAAGGGGTTTCCAGGGCAACCTGTAAAAGGCGGAAATGAAGCAATTGTGCGTTCAGCAAATAAAAATATTCATTTTATAACGGTGCCCAGAGCCACGGTTTTAGAACCAAAAACTGATTTTGAAGGTCAATGGGAAGTGGCAGGACCACAAACTACAGGTGATTTTAGTGCCACAGCATGGTACTTTGGTTCGTTTCTTCAAGAAGTTTTAAATGTGCCTGTAGGTTTAATTGAGGTATCTTATGGGGGCTCAAATGTAGAAGCCTGGATGAATGAGGAAATGTTAAAAGACTTTGATTTGGAATTAGAATTACCCAAAACCGAAGCGGATTTAAAAAGTAGCCCTAACCGTGTACCAACCACCTTGTTTAATGGCATGTTGTCGCCTGTAATTGGTTACGGTATCAGGGGAGCTATCTGGTACCAAGGAGAGTCGAATTATGTGCGTCCGTTACAGTATACCGATTTATTCAAAAAAATGGTGGACTCATGGCGCGAGCTATGGAATCAGGGCGAGTTTCCGTTTTATTTTGCTCAAATAGCCCCGTTCGATTATGCCCGTTTTCACCCAAATGATAATAAAACCGAATACAATTCAGCATATCTAAGAGAAGCCCAGTTAAAGGCTTCCAAAGTTATAAAGAACTCAGGTATGGCCGTGCTATTGGATGTCGGGGAATTTGGAAATATACACCCTGCCGATAAAGAAAAAGGCGGACAGCGTCTAGCATTCCAAGCCTTAGCTAAAACCTACGGTATCGATGGATTTGAATACGAAAGTCCGGAGTTTAATGCCATGGAAATAAAAGGAAGTACGGTAACCGTGTCGTTCAACAACGTACCAAACGGAATCACTTCCTATAATAAAGAGGTGGTTGGTTTTGAAATTGCTGGCGCGAATAAGGTGTTTTATCCGGCCAAGGTACAATTGAGGAGAAAATCGGTAGTATTGTCGGCACCACAAGTCGAAAAACCAGTAGCAGTACGTTATTTGTTTAAAGATTTTACCAAAGCTGAAATTTTTAGTACGGGAGGTTTACCAATGTCGTCGTTTAGAACAGATGATTGGTAA
- a CDS encoding DNA-binding protein — protein MHFKIKHIILFFIVLTTLSCKKEQEAEITYFQPTEDTAKPWVYWYWMRSAYSKEGVTADLEAMKQAGIRGAYLMTIKGPGEEPLMDPPVIQLSKEFWELVHWALQEADRLGLKIAFHPADGFAVAGGPWITPEMSMQKVVWTDTVVHSSDLRNLKLPVPKHYKDYYKDIATFAIPVERAFKTSLEIQPKVTTSNDENADYLTDNSTENTQFRMREPGYIQYKFNEPFDCKSIQIETQGNNYQAHRMLIEVSDDGEHFTSLGRLETPRSGWQDTDAFYTHSLLAKAKYFRFVYNPEGSEPGAEDLDMAKWNSYLKVTKIILSEEPLIDNYQGKSGAVWRVSSRTTEKQIPTSDCVATDQMLNISEFVDANGVLNWDAPKGQWRIMRFGHTSTGHENATAGGGRGLEVDKFNADAVKFQLDHWYGEMRRAAGEELANKVVEILHMDSWECGSQNWSPVFRETFKMQHGYDIVDYLPVMAGIPLDSAEKSEQILYDVRKTITELTVENFFGTLKEEAVKTGVKFSTENVAPTMTSDGLLHFKYVDYPSGEFWFRSPTHDKPNDMLDAINGGHIYGRDIIQAEAFTQLRMDWDEHPGNLKTMADRNYALGINRFFYHVFMHNPWLDRKPGMTLDPIGTFFQRDQTWWEPGRAFFEYCKNVQFQLQKGQPVIDFAVFTGEDIPSRSVLPDRLVPFMPNIFGANRVASEAIRLKNEGRPSTRMPKEVKYTKNSTDLSEWVNALNGYKYDSFNSDALLNAKVVNGNVVFKDALTYKFLVFPDQRKMMPTQIMSVVVAQKIVDLVKGGATIFVGEKPKEIAGFESDSAQWQSLVDEIWSGNGQKQWTLGEGKVIQLPYLGNDFSGLGVVPNVLVDKKEASTLAWTQRQYAGEAIYFLSNQEEEIRQLDVSFRMSGKQPVLYHPVSDKITVLENWKEENGRTIVPLKLHPNEAYFVVFKEDSSKKSARGKPNWPTFETVETLDENWTLQFDKAFSGPSEPIQINQLFDWTISTNDSIKYYSGTASYIKTFNWNSTTTGDLYLAFDEVNCIAEVILNGKNCGVVWTYPYRTSISKALKTGENRLEIKVTNTWANRLIGDEKLPEEDRLTWTTAPYRLDDTMMVKSGLLGDINIIKETE, from the coding sequence ATGCATTTCAAAATAAAACATATTATTCTGTTTTTTATAGTACTTACTACATTGTCATGTAAGAAAGAACAAGAAGCAGAAATAACTTATTTCCAACCTACCGAAGATACCGCCAAACCATGGGTATATTGGTACTGGATGCGAAGTGCTTATTCTAAAGAAGGCGTTACCGCCGATTTGGAAGCGATGAAACAAGCGGGTATCCGTGGGGCATATTTAATGACCATTAAAGGACCAGGAGAAGAACCGCTAATGGATCCACCTGTGATTCAATTAAGTAAAGAATTTTGGGAATTGGTGCATTGGGCGTTGCAAGAAGCCGACCGATTAGGCTTGAAAATCGCGTTTCATCCTGCCGATGGTTTTGCCGTGGCCGGTGGGCCTTGGATTACTCCAGAAATGTCAATGCAAAAAGTGGTTTGGACCGATACGGTGGTACATTCGTCCGATTTAAGAAACTTGAAATTACCAGTTCCAAAGCATTATAAAGATTACTACAAAGACATTGCGACCTTTGCCATTCCTGTTGAAAGGGCTTTTAAGACATCGTTAGAGATTCAGCCAAAAGTAACAACATCGAATGATGAAAATGCCGATTATTTAACGGACAACTCCACAGAAAACACGCAATTCAGAATGCGCGAACCTGGTTATATTCAGTATAAATTTAACGAACCGTTCGATTGTAAATCCATTCAAATTGAAACCCAAGGCAACAATTATCAAGCCCATCGCATGTTAATTGAGGTAAGTGACGATGGTGAACATTTTACAAGTTTAGGACGTTTGGAAACGCCGCGTTCGGGTTGGCAGGATACCGATGCATTTTACACGCATAGTTTATTAGCGAAAGCGAAATATTTCAGATTTGTTTACAACCCAGAAGGCTCTGAGCCTGGTGCTGAAGATTTGGATATGGCCAAGTGGAATTCCTATTTAAAGGTTACTAAAATTATCCTTTCCGAAGAACCGTTGATTGATAACTACCAAGGGAAATCAGGTGCCGTTTGGCGTGTGAGCTCTAGAACGACTGAAAAACAGATTCCAACTTCCGATTGTGTTGCTACAGATCAAATGCTTAATATCTCAGAATTTGTTGATGCGAATGGAGTTCTCAATTGGGACGCTCCAAAAGGACAGTGGCGTATTATGCGTTTCGGTCATACGTCTACTGGTCATGAAAATGCCACAGCTGGTGGTGGCCGCGGATTGGAAGTCGATAAATTTAATGCCGATGCGGTTAAGTTTCAATTAGACCATTGGTATGGCGAAATGCGACGTGCGGCTGGCGAAGAACTGGCCAATAAGGTTGTAGAAATCTTGCACATGGACAGTTGGGAATGCGGTAGTCAAAACTGGTCGCCCGTGTTTCGAGAGACTTTTAAAATGCAACATGGTTATGATATTGTAGATTATTTGCCTGTGATGGCCGGAATTCCGTTAGATTCTGCTGAAAAATCAGAACAGATTTTATATGATGTTAGAAAAACCATTACTGAATTAACAGTTGAAAATTTCTTCGGAACTTTAAAAGAAGAAGCTGTAAAAACAGGTGTGAAATTCAGTACCGAAAATGTAGCCCCAACCATGACCAGCGATGGCTTGTTGCATTTTAAATATGTGGATTATCCGAGTGGCGAATTTTGGTTTAGAAGTCCGACGCACGATAAACCCAACGATATGCTCGATGCTATTAATGGCGGACACATATACGGGCGCGATATCATTCAGGCGGAAGCCTTTACCCAATTACGCATGGATTGGGATGAGCATCCAGGAAATTTAAAAACCATGGCCGATAGAAATTATGCCTTGGGAATAAACCGGTTTTTCTACCATGTATTTATGCACAATCCGTGGTTGGATAGAAAACCAGGAATGACTTTAGACCCAATTGGTACATTTTTTCAACGCGACCAAACATGGTGGGAACCTGGACGAGCGTTTTTTGAGTACTGTAAAAATGTACAGTTCCAGTTGCAAAAGGGACAACCAGTTATTGATTTTGCGGTGTTTACGGGAGAAGATATTCCATCACGTTCGGTATTACCCGATCGCTTAGTACCGTTTATGCCAAATATTTTTGGCGCAAACCGTGTAGCTTCCGAAGCTATTCGGCTTAAAAATGAAGGCCGACCCTCGACGCGTATGCCAAAAGAGGTAAAATACACTAAAAACAGCACCGATTTATCGGAATGGGTGAATGCTTTAAACGGGTATAAATACGATTCGTTTAACAGTGATGCGTTGCTGAATGCTAAAGTTGTTAATGGCAACGTTGTCTTTAAGGATGCGCTGACCTATAAATTTTTAGTATTTCCAGACCAAAGGAAAATGATGCCAACACAAATCATGTCTGTAGTAGTGGCTCAAAAAATAGTAGATTTAGTAAAAGGAGGTGCTACGATTTTTGTGGGTGAAAAACCAAAGGAGATTGCTGGTTTTGAATCCGATAGTGCGCAATGGCAAAGTCTTGTTGATGAGATATGGTCAGGCAACGGACAAAAACAATGGACTTTGGGTGAAGGAAAGGTGATTCAGTTACCGTACCTGGGAAATGATTTTTCAGGCTTAGGGGTTGTTCCCAATGTTTTAGTTGATAAAAAAGAAGCCAGTACTTTGGCGTGGACACAACGTCAATATGCCGGTGAAGCTATTTACTTTTTGTCCAATCAAGAGGAAGAAATACGGCAGTTAGACGTGTCGTTTAGAATGTCTGGAAAACAACCTGTGTTGTACCATCCGGTTTCAGATAAAATTACCGTTTTGGAAAATTGGAAAGAAGAAAATGGTAGAACGATAGTGCCTTTAAAATTACATCCTAATGAAGCTTATTTCGTAGTTTTTAAAGAAGATTCGAGTAAAAAGTCTGCAAGAGGAAAACCAAACTGGCCAACTTTCGAAACTGTTGAAACACTAGATGAGAATTGGACGCTTCAGTTTGATAAAGCATTTAGCGGACCATCAGAGCCGATTCAGATTAATCAACTCTTCGATTGGACAATATCGACCAACGATAGTATTAAATACTATTCAGGAACGGCGAGTTATATCAAAACCTTTAATTGGAATTCAACGACAACAGGTGATTTATATTTAGCCTTTGACGAAGTAAATTGTATTGCTGAAGTGATTTTAAACGGAAAAAACTGTGGTGTGGTGTGGACCTATCCTTATCGCACCAGTATTTCCAAAGCTTTAAAAACAGGCGAAAACAGATTAGAAATAAAAGTGACCAATACTTGGGCTAACCGATTGATTGGAGATGAAAAATTACCTGAGGAAGACCGTTTAACTTGGACAACCGCACCGTACAGGCTAGATGATACCATGATGGTGAAATCAGGATTATTAGGAGATATTAACATTATAAAAGAAACCGAATAA